From Rhodoferax sp. AJA081-3, the proteins below share one genomic window:
- a CDS encoding zf-HC2 domain-containing protein, with the protein MTYPFQRTCKEVTALVVAREDRELSLADRLALRMHMAICDACPRFERQMLTMRNGLRAWRNDSGPDDSAQP; encoded by the coding sequence ATGACCTATCCATTCCAAAGAACCTGCAAGGAAGTTACCGCCCTGGTCGTGGCGCGGGAAGACCGCGAACTCAGCCTGGCCGACCGCCTGGCCCTGCGCATGCACATGGCGATTTGTGACGCCTGCCCCCGGTTTGAGCGCCAAATGTTGACCATGCGCAACGGCTTGCGCGCCTGGCGCAACGACAGCGGGCCCGACGATTCGGCCCAGCCCTGA
- a CDS encoding sigma-70 family RNA polymerase sigma factor: MNSFEDQIVGLRDYLLKFARLQLRNDAWAEDAVSDTVLAALAKPQAFGNRSQLKTWLVGILKHKVVDALRHHHREVSGLDNTDDDNNADPLEAMAFKADGHFTEQPAEWGNPEQQASSQQFFAILEACASKLPATQGRLFLMREWLELSSEEICKELQLTPTNLYVQLHRARLRLRECLELHWFNPASA, encoded by the coding sequence ATGAACAGCTTCGAAGACCAGATCGTGGGCCTGCGGGACTACCTGCTCAAGTTCGCACGCCTGCAGCTGCGCAACGACGCATGGGCGGAGGACGCCGTGTCAGACACGGTGCTGGCGGCGCTGGCCAAACCGCAGGCGTTTGGCAACCGTTCACAGCTCAAGACCTGGCTGGTGGGCATTCTGAAACACAAGGTGGTCGACGCGCTGCGCCACCATCACCGCGAAGTCAGCGGCCTGGACAACACCGACGATGACAACAACGCCGACCCGCTGGAGGCCATGGCCTTCAAGGCCGATGGCCATTTCACCGAGCAGCCCGCCGAATGGGGCAACCCGGAGCAGCAGGCCAGCAGCCAGCAGTTCTTCGCCATCCTGGAAGCCTGTGCCAGCAAATTACCCGCCACCCAGGGGCGCCTGTTCCTGATGCGTGAATGGCTGGAGCTTTCCAGCGAAGAGATTTGTAAGGAACTGCAGCTGACGCCGACCAACCTGTATGTGCAATTGCACCGGGCCCGCCTGCGTTTGCGGGAATGCCTGGAACTCCATTGGTTCAACCCAGCCAGCGCGTGA
- the lptC gene encoding LPS export ABC transporter periplasmic protein LptC produces MMQLLRDAWDRSLLYFPLVSMGILALGTYWLVRSTPPSGGPAVERVVRHEPDYFMENFSVRTFDATGRVRTEVVGAKARHYPDTQWLEIDNIRVRSFDEQGRVTTATAKRGLTNEDSSEVQLMGEARVVREADAAEATNPAPRMEFRSEFLHAFMHTERVQSHLPVEFLRGGDRFSADRLDFDNVEQVLQLSGRVRATLLPASK; encoded by the coding sequence ATGATGCAGTTGTTGCGTGATGCCTGGGATCGGTCCCTGCTCTACTTTCCACTGGTGTCCATGGGCATATTGGCGCTGGGCACCTATTGGCTGGTGCGCAGCACGCCGCCCAGCGGTGGCCCCGCGGTGGAGCGCGTGGTGCGGCACGAGCCCGACTACTTCATGGAAAATTTTTCGGTGCGCACCTTTGACGCAACCGGGCGTGTGCGTACTGAGGTGGTGGGTGCCAAGGCCCGCCATTACCCGGACACCCAGTGGCTGGAGATTGACAACATCCGCGTGCGGTCCTTTGATGAACAGGGGCGGGTGACAACGGCCACTGCGAAACGGGGCCTGACCAATGAAGACTCGTCTGAGGTCCAGTTGATGGGTGAGGCCAGGGTCGTGCGGGAGGCGGACGCGGCCGAGGCAACAAACCCTGCGCCGCGCATGGAGTTCCGCAGCGAGTTTTTGCATGCTTTCATGCACACCGAGCGTGTGCAGTCCCATTTGCCGGTGGAGTTTTTGCGGGGAGGCGATCGGTTTTCGGCCGACCGGCTGGACTTTGACAATGTGGAGCAGGTTTTGCAGTTGAGTGGTCGGGTCAGGGCTACTTTGCTGCCGGCGTCCAAATAG
- a CDS encoding RNA-binding protein, with translation MGNKLYVGNLPYSFRDEDLQQAFAAYGSVSSAKVMMERDTGRSKGFGFVEMGSDAEAQAAIGGMNGQQFGGRGLVVNEARPMEARPPRTGGGGFGGGAGGGRSGGGGYGGGGGGGGYGGGAGGGRSGGGGGGGGYGGGRSSY, from the coding sequence ATGGGCAACAAACTTTACGTGGGCAACCTGCCCTATTCCTTCCGTGATGAAGACTTGCAACAAGCGTTTGCAGCTTACGGTTCCGTTTCCAGCGCCAAAGTCATGATGGAACGTGACACTGGCCGTTCCAAAGGCTTCGGCTTTGTGGAAATGGGCAGCGATGCTGAAGCGCAAGCTGCTATCGGCGGCATGAACGGTCAACAATTTGGTGGCCGCGGTTTGGTCGTCAACGAAGCACGTCCTATGGAAGCACGTCCTCCCCGCACTGGCGGCGGTGGCTTCGGTGGTGGTGCTGGCGGCGGCCGTAGCGGCGGCGGCGGCTACGGTGGTGGCGGCGGCGGTGGTGGTTACGGCGGTGGCGCTGGCGGCGGCCGTAGCGGCGGCGGCGGCGGCGGTGGTGGTTACGGCGGTGGCCGTAGCAGCTACTAA
- a CDS encoding DUF2282 domain-containing protein, which produces MTQRAMIAATAAAVMSLSFVAMPAAAQEKEKCYGIAKAGQNDCASISGSHSCAGQSKVDMDKSEWKYVAKGTCKGMKGLSQDEAKAATKK; this is translated from the coding sequence ATGACCCAACGTGCCATGATCGCTGCCACTGCAGCTGCTGTGATGTCCCTGTCTTTTGTGGCGATGCCTGCCGCTGCGCAGGAAAAGGAAAAGTGCTACGGCATTGCCAAAGCCGGCCAAAACGATTGCGCCAGCATCAGCGGCAGCCACTCCTGTGCGGGCCAGTCCAAGGTGGACATGGACAAGTCCGAGTGGAAATACGTGGCCAAAGGCACTTGCAAAGGCATGAAGGGCCTCTCCCAAGACGAAGCCAAGGCCGCGACCAAGAAGTAA
- a CDS encoding SDR family oxidoreductase has translation MAPLLFVTGASSGIGQALAWRYYQAGYSLALVARRTEEMQAWAHKQGLDPLRYQIYSADVAVVESIVAATEQCVQTQGVPDVVIANAGVSIGMDSAVRGDLDVMSRTFAINNVGLAATFHAFIDPMVRRGSGALVGIGSVAAIRGLPGHGAYCASKAAVVAYCESLRGELRDSGVQVVTICPGYIDTPLTRHNRYSMPFLMQADVFADKAFATITAGDSYRVIPWQMGVVAKALRLLPNWLYDKVLSGRPRKKRITEA, from the coding sequence ATGGCGCCACTGCTATTTGTCACCGGTGCATCCAGCGGTATTGGCCAGGCACTTGCTTGGCGCTATTACCAGGCGGGCTACTCGCTGGCATTGGTCGCCCGGCGCACCGAAGAGATGCAGGCCTGGGCCCACAAACAAGGACTGGATCCACTGCGCTACCAGATTTACAGTGCCGATGTGGCCGTGGTCGAAAGCATTGTGGCGGCGACTGAGCAGTGTGTGCAGACGCAGGGTGTACCCGATGTGGTGATCGCCAACGCCGGGGTCAGCATCGGCATGGACAGCGCGGTGCGGGGCGACCTGGACGTGATGTCGCGCACCTTTGCCATCAACAACGTGGGCCTGGCTGCCACCTTCCATGCTTTTATCGATCCCATGGTGCGCCGGGGCTCGGGAGCCCTGGTAGGCATTGGCAGTGTGGCGGCCATCCGAGGTCTGCCGGGCCATGGCGCCTACTGCGCCAGCAAGGCAGCGGTTGTTGCCTACTGTGAAAGTCTGCGTGGAGAGTTACGCGACAGCGGGGTCCAGGTGGTAACGATTTGCCCCGGTTACATCGACACACCGTTGACGCGGCACAACCGGTACTCCATGCCCTTCCTGATGCAGGCCGATGTGTTTGCCGACAAGGCCTTTGCCACCATCACCGCGGGTGACAGCTACCGCGTGATTCCCTGGCAAATGGGGGTGGTGGCCAAGGCCCTGCGCCTGTTGCCCAACTGGTTGTATGACAAGGTCTTGTCGGGCCGGCCGCGCAAAAAACGCATCACCGAAGCCTGA